From the genome of Salvia splendens isolate huo1 chromosome 7, SspV2, whole genome shotgun sequence:
GGTTCTAACTTCTAAGAGGTGAAAACTCTTCCTATTGCATTTTAAAATGTAGGACAGTCATACATTTGCTCTCTTCAAGAGATTCTACTctgcattttacttttcaaaatCGATACAAGAATTGCTGTagttaaaatgatacttctatATGATCTGCATTGGAGACGCCCTACCCCATACTAGTTGGTAGTCATTCAATCGGGGCAATGTACAAACTTGTCTGTTCACTATTATCGCACTTATCTAAAGAGTGAAGGGGCTGTGAGAAAGATGGAACAAGAAATGGCATTGCTTCTGTGATCATATTTATGTCTTCCTTACATCCACTGTAGAACTATTGGCCTCACGTCCAACTACACATTACCCGTCTTTTTCTGTTTGTGCATCACTTATTATCCTTAATTGTGATGCTACAGGCACAGGCACTTGCCCAAGCCAATCTATAAAGCAGCTTCTCTGCGTCGCATCATGACTGATGCCCAGAGAAAGAAAGACGAGAGGAGGAGAGCTCACAGCGCCCCGGGCAGTATCATCAACAAGCCATTGCGTAAACGAAGAATCATCAAAGAAGTTGAGTGATTTCTTGGTGCGATGCTTCACATGTGGATTGGATACACCATTGAAGAACACCATAAAAGCTTCACATGTCTGTCAGATGAGTTTATAATCTTATACATGGTGAACACCAACTCCACAAGTGAAATTTTCATCCTTTTTTCACTCATTCTATAGAATACATTGTTATGAGTCACATTTAGGTTCTCATTTTCGGTTATATAACAAGATTATGCTAATGTGATAGAAAAGTATAGTTGATTATTGTCTGGAATCGAGATTCAATTTTTATGGCTAGTTTCTTTCTATTGGAATCAAATGAAATCGGACTATTGATTTATGAGTACTGtataatagttcatatattTTTCAAAGAATGCTAAGATTCAATTTATATTAATCGAAGAGTTCAGAATGATTTTTCACAAGTTatggttaattttttttacacacGACTCTTATTCTTTTAGATGTGTCACAACTCACAagttaaatcattttttttggaACTAAATATTCTGAGATCTTTTTACAAATTATTATTCCTACATTATACTAAACCATTTTCACAATACAAAAAAGGGAATATATTCTTTCACTTCTGGATTTTGTACTTTGCTGCTATTAATTTGACACTCCATACAAATGCTCAAACTCTTAGAACCAATTATAAGCTCTTCCACTAATTATTAAGTAGTACTTTTTTTACCAAGACTTTTTCACTACTATTACATCTTTCATATAGGCAATAATTCATGGAAAATAGTTTGTTAGGATTATATAGGAAATGGTAATTCGTAGAGAAATCCAAACAGAAACGAAAGAACTCGCATTGAATTTCAAATCACAAAATCCAAATTTTGAAGTTTTGTAAATGGATTTTTTACTAAATAAAATggatgaaaatattaaaaaataaagtaaagatcAAAATGAGATCTCCATTttgacttagagcatccacaatggcggatgtcccggcggacgtcggaccggcgtgccggacgtccgccattaggcagcatgCATATGGATACGGACGTCTGCTGCGGaaaccggagttccgcggctttccgggacgtccgccattgcgttgacacgacggacgtcccgattttttattgtttttttggatgtccgccattgtgtagtgtgatgtccttatgacgtggtaggagatgtttttgggaagtccgtcgggatgtccgccgtgACATCCGtctcattgtggatgccctttaaaatcaatttacattttcaaactattttaataaatttaaataaaagaaaagaaaagaacaaaaataaaataaacaaactcTCAGTAGGGTTTTAGGCTCCCTTCAATTTGGGTGAAACGATAAACCAATAAACCCCATTTTCCTCATTTCATCCAGCACAAAAATGGCTATCGCCGCCGCCAGATCCGTTTTCCGGTCGTCAGCTGTCCGCAGCGCCGCCACAAGGCTGGGGTCGCAAGCGAAGTCcgctccctccccctccccctcgcCATTCCGCCTCCCCTCCAGAACGCCTTTACTGGCTCCTCGCATCTTCCGGTACTTCTTCTATCCTCCATCTATCGATTTGAGCTATGGATTTGAGCTCAATTGATCAGTGCGATGATGTAATCGTGAATTTTATCAGTAATTtgtttattagtatttttttcattttacgGCAGTTCACCTGCTGAATTGTGTGCGTGCGTGGAGTCGATGCAGCCGTTCCACACCGCCACTGCCTCAGCGTTAATGACATCGATGCTCATCGTCTCTCGATTCGGTTACGGTTGGCTCGCTGAAGGTAGTTTAAcagtttctttttatttattttatttctgttataagttttgtttttatttttgtgcatTTGTAGGCTTTGGTTTGTGTTGCCTCATCATATTTTTGGTGAATGGCGACTGTTTGTGTGCATATTTTCTATTGCTTTGCTACCTTGTCGTTGGAAAATGGTTTGCCCTTTGTTTCTGATGCTGAATGATGAGATGGATGTGCTGCATATATATTCATCTAGGGGATTGTAAATTTGATAACTTGCTTATATATCTAGTGAGTACTAAATAAATTTCATCACCAAACCTTTTGTGTGTGCCAAAAGGGGAATGTGTGCTTATATATAAAAAGCAGAGGAAGTCTAAGATAATGACACTTAGTTAATTGATATAGCATATTGAGAATTTGCAGGCTATCTTACTTTTCACTTTTTTAAGAATCCAGAATATCACTGAAATTCCATGAGTAAGTTGTTTAAAGGACTCTTCACGTGGAGAACACTTGTGCGTAGGGTAAGAACTTGAGTTTTTTTAAGAGGATATATTGACTTATGTCAGTGAGTACATTCAGTGTAGTTGGATGCTTGCTCTAACCAGAAGTATGTCAAATCTCGTTTGTCTGCTGTAACCCCCAGCTATAACACTGACCACCGTATTCTTCTCTCCATGCAATTTTTTGCCTTCTATATAAGTGAGGTAAACTTCAGCCGAGGCCATCAGACTTTCTTGTATTCCATAAAAATCGTCATATATATGACTCTTATGCTCCAATCCTTCATCTTTCTCCATAAGCACTGTTTGCTTAGATTTCTATTTAGCCTCATGCTTAAAATTGGTATGCTGATGGATTGCCTAACCAACAGCTTTTCATCTTGATTTAGGTATCTAACGATGTAGAATCCTCTTTTGGTGACCTTGTCCTCTTTTCATGACCCTGGTGAGTCAGTTTTTCATGAAGAGTCTCCTGCCACCTGAAAATGTTTGAACCAATTGCATACTGATTAAGTTGAAGCTAGTCCACTACGTCATGCTGTTTCATTCGATTTTCTAAATTCATCTTTAACAATTCCTTCTCTTCTTAGTACCATGGTCAACTTTCTAGAATACAATAGCTACTTAGATGGAATTCTGTTCTATGACTTCTTTTACAAATAATCCTTATTCAATTTGAATACTATTATTTGTCTTATCTTCGACATGCCTATTTCCTTATTTTGATAAAGAAGTCCATGCTTCTTTCTTCCTGTTGTAGGCCTTGACAAGACTAGATGAAGATGGCAAAGCAAAGAAGAATTACTTGGATTATTTTTCCTTAGAAAATACCTACAAGAAGACAATGCTTAAGCTTAGACATGATTGGCTGCTTTTACATGAATAAAGACTTGTGTTTTGCAGTTGTTAAGAAACTATAGAATTCTCAATTGTAGATTTCTGCTAACACTCTTTTCATTCTCAAACGCCCATGTCTCAGATATTCACGTTCGCTTATGAGTTTTCTTTCATCAGATTGTGCATTGCCTAActatgtaaattaggtttatgTGGGTTGCTTGCAAGTTTTCTTCCATCATATTCTGTATTTCTCAATTATATTATGTCTCTTAACTGGATTAGTATAATATGTGTGATTAACAAATATGGGAACTCCTCAGAGTAAAGTCATTCGTAATGTCTACTTATATTTCATCATTACTGAATCAGATTGCAATGATGATGTGTGATGATCTTGATCTTTGGAagccattggaaaataattgtGCAAAACCTTCTTCCTTCTAATCATTGTTGTGAAGTGAAGAAAGTCTTGTTTGAGCTTGAGAAGGCCCAGTTTTACTGTATTCAGACAAAAGAATTGTCAAATgttgcttttttttcttttctggtTATGGATATGCCCAATAACTTTCTGATATTCGGATATGTAGCCGGGAGACGATATTAGCATATTTCCAGATCATTCCCTGTTTGCTGTTTTTGTCTCGAACATATTTCCAGTCGAACACTTCTTGTTTTCAAAGTTGCCATAAGTTAAATGAATCTCGTTTTTTTGCCAGGTATTGATGATGCCATAAGTCAATTTCTCTGTCGAAACTGTGTTttggataattttttttacctcAGCAGTAGTTCAAATATTGGTTGTATTAGATATAAACATGTCGTTACAACATTACAGAACTCTGATCTCAACAAGATTATTTTTCTATAAGATCAATAATGTTTACTTCTTCGATTCAATTTCTACTGCAATTATTGCCTTCTGCTCATCGGCTGCTACTTCCTTTGCATCATCTACTGTGGCCTTTGTGTcgtctgctgctgctgctgctgtgtCGTCGTCTGCTACTTCTGCTACCACATGCTGTCTGCGGTATCTGAATATCACAAGACACAAGAATGCTGCCAAATGCATAGCAAAATATCAGCTAAACCATTACAAAAATTGCTACAAATGGCAAAATCTCAGCAACGTTCGTTGTTCATACCAGCAA
Proteins encoded in this window:
- the LOC121811663 gene encoding protein NUCLEAR FUSION DEFECTIVE 6, mitochondrial-like isoform X2, translating into MAIAAARSVFRSSAVRSAATRLGSQAKSAPSPSPSPFRLPSRTPLLAPRIFRSPAELCACVESMQPFHTATASALMTSMLIVSRFGYGWLAEDCNDDV
- the LOC121811663 gene encoding protein NUCLEAR FUSION DEFECTIVE 6, mitochondrial-like isoform X1; translated protein: MAIAAARSVFRSSAVRSAATRLGSQAKSAPSPSPSPFRLPSRTPLLAPRIFRSPAELCACVESMQPFHTATASALMTSMLIVSRFGYGWLAEGLDKTR